The sequence CCTGGCTATCGTCGGCAGCCGGATGTCGGCCTGGATGAAGTCCGCTCCGCCCAGATGGTGCGCCGGTGGCACCGCGTCCACGGCGATCACCCGGTCGACCTCCGGATCCCGCTGGATCCGCCGCACGAACCGGCCGCCCAGCTGCCGGGCCACTCCGGTGACGAGCACGACCTTCCCCAAGATCAGCGCCTTCCCTCGTACGTTGTGCGTGCGGCCAACTTAGCGGGTCGATGTTGCGCTGTGATGACCCCCCGATGCACGAAGTGACGGAATTTCACTGATCGCAACGGCCGGAATGCGCGCGGGCCATGAATGCCCGGGACATGCCCGGGACATGTCTGTGGCCTCCCACCACTGATGGTGGGAGGCCACAGGAACACGCTTCGCGCGCGCCGTCGCTTACTTCTTGTTGCGACGCTGAACGCGCGTGCGCTTGAGCAGCTTGCGGTGCTTCTTCTTGGCCATCCGCTTGCGCCGCTTCTTGATAACAGAGCCCACGACTACCCTCGCTCACTTCTCATCACTCGGTTGTTTGGGCGCCATGGGCCCACACGACCTACGA comes from Streptomyces sp. FXJ1.172 and encodes:
- a CDS encoding 30S ribosomal protein bS22 — encoded protein: MGSVIKKRRKRMAKKKHRKLLKRTRVQRRNKK